CAGTTCCGGCGCCCGGGAGGGGGCCGTGGGCGCGTGCAGGGCGCCCGCGACGTTCAGGGCCAGGGCGATGTCGGCCGCACCGAAGCCGGTCGTGGTGTGCTCAACCTGCCGGATCATGACGTACTCCTTCAGCTCGGGCTTCGGCGAAGTCAGTTCTGCGAACCCGACCGCAGCTTCGCCAGGTCGGACTTGACGGTGTTGATCGGGATGGTGAAGCCGAGGCCCACGCTGCCGGCGTCGGACGAACCCGAGCCGGACGCCGAGTACATCGCGGAGTTGATGCCGATGATGTTGCCGTTCATGTCGATCAGCGCGCCGCCGGAGTTGCCGGGGTTCAGGGACGCGTCCGTCTGGATCGCCTTGTACGTCGTCGTCGACGACCCCGTGTCGCCGTTGAACTGCTGACCGCCGAACTCGAACGGCCATCCGCCGCCGCCCTGCTGCTGTTGCTGCCGGCCCTGGCTCTCGTCCGTCGAGACGGTCACGTCACGGTTGAGCGCGGACACGATGCCGCTGGTGACGGTGCCGGTCAGGCCCTCGGGGGAGCCGATCGCCACGACTTGGTCGCCGACCTGGACGCCGGAGGAGTCGCCGAGGGTGGCCACGGTCAGCCCGGAGGCGTTCTGCAGCTTGATCAGCGCGAGGTCCTTGCTGCTGTCGGTGCCGACGACCTCGGCGGTGTACTCCTTGCCGTTGCTGGTCGTCACCTTGATCGACGAGGCGCCGGAGACGACGTGGTTGTTGGTGACTATCTCGCCGTCACTGGTGATGATCACGCCCGAGCCGGTGGAGGACCCGGCGTTCGAGGTCGCGTTGATCTCGACGATGCTCGGGCTGACCGCCTTGGCCACCCCGGCGACCGTGCCCTTCTGGCTGGAGGGGACGACGTTGGTGCTGGTGGAGCTGGTGGCGGCGACGGTGTCGTTGCCGATCAGCTCCTGGATGCCGTACGCCGTGCCCCCGCCGATCGCCGCGGCGACGATCGCCACGGCGGCGAGGAGGGCGACCGGGCCGCGGTTACGGCGCCGTGCCTTGGGCGGCTGGGCGACGGTCTCGGTGAGGAGAGCGGTGGGGGCTCCGCCGGCCGCCTCACCCGTCGGCTCATGCGCCGCCGGCTGGTACGCAGGCGGGGGCGGCCACTCCGGGTTCACGGGGGAAGAGGCGTGCTGCTGGGCGCCCTGGTGGGGGTTCGTGTACTGCTCGTACTCGCCGTCGCGGCGGAAGCTCTCGGTCATGACAATGAGCTTGTCGCCCGACCATGAGAGCTCCCTGAGTCCTCCCTGAGAAGCCCGGCAGAAGCTCGTTCGCCCGATATAAAGCTCCCCCTGGCCTTGGGCGGGGGCTCCTCAGAGACCTCTCAGAAAGCCAAGGTGAAACTGCAACGTCTCCAGGGGTGTGGGGTTGAGCTCTTAGGCGCACCCACACGACTTCCGTGTGACCAGCCGCGACGGAAACACCTTCAGTCGCTCACGCCGCGACCCCGCCACCCGCAACCCGTCATCGAGCACCAGATCCACGGCGGCCCGCGCCATGGCCGACCGGTCGGAAGCAACAGTGGTCAGCGGCGGATCCGCCAGCGCCGCCTCCTTGATGTCGTCGAACCCGGCGACAGCAAGCTCCCCCGGCACATCGATCCGCAGCTCGCGCGCCGCGCGCAGCACGCCGATGGCCTGGTCGTCGGTGGAGCAGAAGACCGCGGGCGGCCGGTTCGGGCCGGAGAGAATGTCGAGCGCTATGCGATACGCGTCGTAGCGGTTGTACGGCGCCTCGAACAGTCGGCCCTCGGTGGGCACCCCGGCCTCGGCCATCGCGCGCCGCCAGCCCTCGACGTGGTCGGAGACCGGGTCGCCGACCGCCGGGGTCTCGGCGGTGCCGCCCATACAGGCGACGTACTCGTAGCCGTGCTCCAGCAGGTGGCGTACGGCGACCTGGGCGCCGCCCAGGTCGTCGGTGACGACGGCGACGTCGTCTATGGCCTCAGGCCGCTCGTGGAGGAGGACGACCCGGGCGTCCCAGGCCTCGATCTCGGCGGCGGCCAGGTCGTTCAGCGCGTGGGAGACGAGGATCAGCCCCGAGACGCGCATCCCGAGGAACGCCCGCAGATAGTGGACCTCGCGCTCGCCGACGTAGTCGGAGTTGCCGACGAGGACCATCTTTCCGCGCTCGGCGGCGGCCCACTCGACCGCGTGTGCCATCTCCCCGAAGAAGGGCTGGCGCGCGTCCGGCACGATCAGGCCTATGAGATCCGTGCGCCGCGAGGCCATGGCCTGGGCGACCCGGTCGGGCCGGTACCCCAGTTCCTTGATCGCGGCGAGGACACGCTCGCGCGTGGCCGGGGCGACCGGCCGGGGTCCGTTGTTGATGACATAGCTGACGACGGCAGTGGACGTCCCTGCCAGCCGAGCCACATCATCGCGAGTCACCTTGGCCACGCGCGGAGTCTACGCGGATGGACCCACTCTGGGCAGGGCGTGAAGGAGCATCCCAGTTGCTGGACTCCCGCTTTCCCGTGCGGCGGCAAGAAAGCGATGCCCTGCCCGAGCGTCCGCTACGCCTCGGCCCGGACTTCGGCGTCGTCCAGGGCGGCCGTGTCGTCCGCATCCTCCGATTTTGACCGGTCAGCCTTGGCCTTGGCTTCCTCGGCGGCGCGGTCGATCTTCTCGGGAGTAACGAATCGATAACCGACGTTCCGGACGGTCCCGATGAGTGACTCGTGCTCGGGCCCGAGCTTGGCGCGCAGTCGTCGTACGTGGACGTCGACGGTCCGGGTGCCGCCGAAGTAGTCGTACCCCCAGACCTCCTGGAGCAGCTGCGCGCGCGTGAAGACGCGGCCGGGGTGCTGGGCGAGGTACTTCAGGAGCTCGAACTCCTTGAAGGTGAGGTCGAGGACCCGGCCCTTGAGCTTGGCGCTGTACGTCGCCTCGTCCACCGACAGGTCGCCGTTGCGGATCTCCATGGGGGAGTCGTCGTTGACGATCTGCTGGCGGCCCATGGCGAGCCGCAGCCGCGCCTCGACCTCGGCGGGGCCGGCGGTGTCCAGCAGGACGTCGTCGATCCCCCAGTCGGCGGTGACGGCGGCGAGGCCGCCCTCCGTGACGACGAGGATGAGCGGACAGCCGGGGCCGGTCGAGCGCAGCAGCTGGCAGAGGCTGCGGACCTGGGGCAGGTCACGCCGGCCGTCGATGAGGATGGCGTCGGCACCCGGGGTGTCGACGAGGGCGGGGCCTTCCGCCGGAGCCACGCGCACGTTGTGCAGCAGCAGGCCGAGGGCGGGGAGCACCTCCGTCGACGGCTGGAGGGCATTGGTCAGGAGCAGCAGAGAACTCATACGTCTGGTTCCTCCTCGGTCCCTGCGAGGACGTGTGCGGTGCGGAACTGCTCTGCGATCCCGAAGGCCCCGTACACCTGCGGTCACCTGAGGGTTTCCCGCGTCGTATACAACGCTTCCGAAAGCACAAAAGGACCCGGGGGCTACGCTGCCCGAGTCCTCTGCCCAGCAGAATAGCCCACATGAGCAACGGTCCGGCAGGTCATGTGGCACGATCGACGGTTCGTCCGAACTCTGAGACAACCAGACGTACACCTTTGCGGACGTTTCTGCACACTGACGACGGTGTGACGATCGATTCCGTATACGACCCGGGTGCGGTCGTATACGACGCCTGCCGTCCATCTGCCGGTGACCTGGCGTTCGTCGTGGCCCACGGCTTCACCGGCGACGTGGACAAGCCGCATGTGCGACGGGTGGCGCAGGCCTTCACCCGGCACGGGGCCGTCGTCACCTTCTCCTTCCGGGGCCATGGAGCGTCGGGCGGCCGTTCGACGGTCGGCGACCGCGAGGTGCTCGATCTGGCGGCCGCGGTGCGGTGGGCCCGCGAACTCGGCCACGCGCGCGTGGCGACCGTGGGCTTCTCCATGGGCGGCTCGGTGGTGCTGCGGCATGCGGCGCTGTACGGCGAGCGGGAGGAGAGGGGGAGCGTACGGGGGTGGACGCGGTCGTGTCGGTGAGCGCGCCCGCGCGCTGGTACTACCGGGGCACGGCTCCCATGCGGAAGCTCCACTGGCTGGTGACGCGGCCCGAGGGGCGCCTGGTGGGCCGCTACGGGTTCCGTACGCGCATCCACCACCGGGAGTGGCATCCGGTGCCGATGTCACCGGTCGAGGCCGCGCCGCTCATCGCGCCCACGCCGCTGCTGGTCGTGCACGGTGACCGGGACGGCTACTTCCCCCTCGACCACCCCCGCATGCTGGCCGCGGCAGCCGGTGACCACGGTGAACTCTGGCTGGAGCCGGGGATGGGGCACGCCGAGCACGCGGCCGCCGACGAACTGCTGGGCCGGATCGGGGACTGGGCTGTCGGTCGGGCGGGCTAGCCTGGCGGAGTACACAGCCGATCGATTGAGGAACCGGATGCCAAAGGTCACGGTGCGCTACTGGGCCGCCGCCAAGGCCGCGGCCGGGATCGCCGAGGAGCCGTTCGACGCGGCCACGCTCGCCGAGGCGCTCGACGCCGCCCGCGAGCGACACCCCGGTGAACTCGTGCGCGTCCTGCAGCGATGCTCGTTCCTCGTCGACGGTGACCCCGTGGGCACCCGCGAACATGAGACGGTACGGCTGGCCGACGGCGGCACGGTCGAGGTGCTCCCGCCGTTCGCAGGAGGGTGACGATGACCGACCAGCCGTATCAGGGGTACGACGGGTACGACCCGTATCAGCAGCAGGCCCAGCCGCCTGCCCAGCAGGCCGCGCAGCAGGGGTGGCCCGGGCAGCAGGCTTACGACGATCCGCAGGCGGCCCAGCAGTACACGCAGCAGTGGCAGGGGCAGACCTGGGAGACCCAGGTGCAGCCGCCGGTCGCACCGGCCCCGCCGACTT
Above is a window of Streptomyces sp. DT2A-34 DNA encoding:
- a CDS encoding response regulator transcription factor: MSSLLLLTNALQPSTEVLPALGLLLHNVRVAPAEGPALVDTPGADAILIDGRRDLPQVRSLCQLLRSTGPGCPLILVVTEGGLAAVTADWGIDDVLLDTAGPAEVEARLRLAMGRQQIVNDDSPMEIRNGDLSVDEATYSAKLKGRVLDLTFKEFELLKYLAQHPGRVFTRAQLLQEVWGYDYFGGTRTVDVHVRRLRAKLGPEHESLIGTVRNVGYRFVTPEKIDRAAEEAKAKADRSKSEDADDTAALDDAEVRAEA
- a CDS encoding S1C family serine protease — encoded protein: MTESFRRDGEYEQYTNPHQGAQQHASSPVNPEWPPPPAYQPAAHEPTGEAAGGAPTALLTETVAQPPKARRRNRGPVALLAAVAIVAAAIGGGTAYGIQELIGNDTVAATSSTSTNVVPSSQKGTVAGVAKAVSPSIVEINATSNAGSSTGSGVIITSDGEIVTNNHVVSGASSIKVTTSNGKEYTAEVVGTDSSKDLALIKLQNASGLTVATLGDSSGVQVGDQVVAIGSPEGLTGTVTSGIVSALNRDVTVSTDESQGRQQQQQGGGGWPFEFGGQQFNGDTGSSTTTYKAIQTDASLNPGNSGGALIDMNGNIIGINSAMYSASGSGSSDAGSVGLGFTIPINTVKSDLAKLRSGSQN
- a CDS encoding LacI family DNA-binding transcriptional regulator; the protein is MAKVTRDDVARLAGTSTAVVSYVINNGPRPVAPATRERVLAAIKELGYRPDRVAQAMASRRTDLIGLIVPDARQPFFGEMAHAVEWAAAERGKMVLVGNSDYVGEREVHYLRAFLGMRVSGLILVSHALNDLAAAEIEAWDARVVLLHERPEAIDDVAVVTDDLGGAQVAVRHLLEHGYEYVACMGGTAETPAVGDPVSDHVEGWRRAMAEAGVPTEGRLFEAPYNRYDAYRIALDILSGPNRPPAVFCSTDDQAIGVLRAARELRIDVPGELAVAGFDDIKEAALADPPLTTVASDRSAMARAAVDLVLDDGLRVAGSRRERLKVFPSRLVTRKSCGCA
- a CDS encoding MoaD/ThiS family protein gives rise to the protein MPKVTVRYWAAAKAAAGIAEEPFDAATLAEALDAARERHPGELVRVLQRCSFLVDGDPVGTREHETVRLADGGTVEVLPPFAGG